The Triticum aestivum cultivar Chinese Spring chromosome 3A, IWGSC CS RefSeq v2.1, whole genome shotgun sequence genome includes a region encoding these proteins:
- the LOC123059113 gene encoding E3 ubiquitin-protein ligase BOI: MAVDLQRLRHMLLATGGGHHQLANRPGASAAAMPATASGPCYGAAALFTPTLAADQHSELLALAAVDLARKGDGAQEMTTGNKRRRVDERSSVPGDVLAAHAQQQTVAVDHILHRHARKMWAALAEQRRSHMRLIVSAVEARAAKRLKAKDDEIERVRGMNWALEERIRNLYMEAQTWRDAAQSHEAAANVLRADLQRVLNAQAARGGGGGDGQDDAESCCWGENQVPICAEEEVGTPAPTGVGGCKGCGDGAAVVLLLPCRHLCVCAPCAAAAQACPACGCAKNGSVCVNFS, encoded by the exons ATGGCCGTGGACCTGCAACGCCTGCGCCACATGTTACTCGCCACCGGCGGCGGCCACCACCAGCTCGCCAACCGGCCGGGCGCCTCGGCCGCCGCCATGCCTGCGACTGCGAGCGGGCCTTGCTACGGCGCCGCGGCCCTCTTCACGCCGACGTTGGCCGCGGATCAGCACTCGGAGCTGTTGGCTCTGGCCGCGGTTGATCTGGCCAGGAAGGGCGACGGCGCTCAGGAAATGACCACCGGCAACAAGCGGAGGCGCGTCGACGAGCGGTCGTCCGTGCCCGGCGACGTTCTTGCGGCCCACGCGCAACAGCAGACCGTCGCCGTCGACCACATCCTGCACAGACAT GCGAGAAAGATGTGGGCTGCTCTGGCGGAGCAGAGGCGGAGCCACATGAGGCTCATCGTGTCGGCCGTGGAGGCCAGGGCGGCGAAGCGGCTCAAGGCCAAGGACGACGAGATCGAGCGGGTCAGGGGCATGAACTGGGCGCTGGAGGAGCGCATCAGGAACCTCTATATGGAGGCTCAGACGTGGCGCGACGCCGCGCAGTCCCACGAGGCCGCGGCCAACGTGCTCCGGGCCGACCTGCAGCGGGTGCTCAACGCGCAGGCggcccgtggcggcggcggcggcgacggtcaGGACGACGCCGAGTCGTGCTGCTGGGGGGAGAACCAGGTGCCCATCTgcgcggaggaggaggtgggcacGCCGGCTCCGACAGGAGTCGGAGGGTGCAAGGGGTGCGGCGACGGCGCGGCCGTGGTGCTGCTGCTGCCGTGCCGGCACCTCTGCGTGTGCGCGCCGTGCGCGGCCGCAGCGCAGGCGTGCCCGGCGTGCGGATGCGCCAAGAACGGCAGCGTCTGCGTCAACTTTTCGTGA
- the LOC123059112 gene encoding probable cinnamyl alcohol dehydrogenase 1, with protein MAAECESCNCSAWAANDPSGVLSPHSFNRRAVRHDDVSLRITHCGVCFADVQWTRNLHHDSVYPLVPGHEIAGVVTEVGSDVMDFKLGDHVAVGTYINSCRDCDNCNSLLENHCSNFVFTFNGVDTDGTVTKGGYSSHIVVHERYCYKIPDGYPLEKAAPLACAGITVYTPMIRHNMNQPGKSLGVIGLGGLGHMAVKFGKAFGLNVTVLSTSESKRDEAINLLGADNFVVSSDKNQMESLKNSLDFIVDTASGDHPFDPYLALLKVRGVIALVGFPGEIRVHPASLNLGARTLSGSVVGGTKDTQEMINFCAVNKIYPNVEVIKIDYINEALERLVNRDVKYRFVIDIESSFK; from the exons ATGGCTGCTGAATGCGAGAGCTGCAACTGCAGTGCCTGGGCAGCAAATGATCCCTCTGGAGTACTCTCCCCTCACAGTTTCAACCGTAG GGCTGTACGACATGATGATGTTTCTTTGAGGATCACACACTGCGGTGTCTGTTTTGCTGATGTTCAGTGGACAAGAAATTTGCACCATGACTCGGTGTACCCTTTAGTCCCTGG GCATGAGATTGCTGGAGTTGTAACCGAGGTCGGTTCAGACGTCATGGACTTCAAACTGGGCGACCATGTGGCTGTTGGGACATACATCAACTCATGCCGTGACTGTGACAACTGCAACAGCCTCCTCGAGAACCACTGCTCAAATTTTGTTTTCACTTTCAATGGTGTTGATACGGACGGTACTGTCACAAAGGGAGGATATTCCAGTCACATTGTAGTTCATGAACG GTACTGCTATAAAATACCTGATGGCTACCCACTGGAAAAGGCCGCACCTTTAGCTTGTGCTGGGATCACTGTGTATACACCGATGATACGGCATAACATGAACCAGCCAGGAAAATCACTTGGTGTCATTGGTCTTGGTGGGTTGGGTCACATGGCAGTGAAATTTGGGAAAGCCTTTGGACTGAATGTGACAGTTTTGAGTACAAGTGAATCGAAAAGAGATGAAGCTATCAACCTTCTTGGTGCAGATAATTTTGTGGTATCATCAGATAAAAACCAGATGGAG TCCCTGAAAAATTCTCTGGATTTCATTGTCGATACTGCCTCTGGTGACCACCCATTTGACCCTTATCTCGCGCTTCTGAAAGTCCGTGGCGTAATTGCACTAGTTGGCTTTCCTGGAGAAATCAGAGTGCATCCTGCATCACTCAATCTTG GTGCACGGACTCTATCTGGCAGTGTAGTCGGAGGCACCAAGGACACCCAGGAGATGATAAACTTCTGCGCGGTAAACAAAATATACCCAAATGTTGAGGTGATAAAAATAGACTACATCAACGAGGCTCTCGAGAGGCTTGTCAACCGGGATGTGAAGTATCGGTTTGTAATCGACATAGAGAGCTCTTTCAAGTAA